A single window of Treponema denticola ATCC 35405 DNA harbors:
- a CDS encoding DUF2156 domain-containing protein, protein MSIPQYPEFAPISLDMQSEMEFYLKRLPDGISELTFLNLYLFRHNYKYQVTKTEKLLIIIGEYKGESFFITPCCTVDVEITKELLAKYKKWMILSKSFLDNNTNVFNLPFLKELKIEEDRDNFDYVYLRKDLAELKGKDFHKKKTHINKFEKSYDKIKIEPLTLENVEDAKKVLEEWNSTKPDSNPENSDYEAALEALSILSRTSMMGIILYVWNEPVAWTLAEITQNNKTAVILFEKALASYKGSFQYINYAFAGYLPEYIEFINREQDLGDEGLRQAKMTYKPIKFIKKYRILS, encoded by the coding sequence ATGAGTATACCACAGTATCCCGAATTTGCACCCATTTCGTTGGACATGCAGTCCGAAATGGAATTTTACTTAAAAAGGCTTCCTGACGGAATCTCGGAGCTTACTTTTTTAAATTTATACCTTTTTAGACATAATTATAAATATCAGGTAACAAAAACCGAAAAATTATTGATAATAATAGGTGAATATAAGGGCGAAAGCTTTTTTATAACCCCATGCTGTACTGTAGATGTCGAAATAACAAAGGAATTATTGGCAAAATATAAAAAATGGATGATTCTTTCAAAATCTTTTTTGGATAATAACACAAATGTATTCAACCTGCCTTTTTTAAAAGAACTAAAAATTGAAGAGGACAGGGATAATTTTGATTATGTTTATTTAAGAAAGGATTTGGCCGAATTAAAGGGTAAGGATTTTCATAAAAAAAAGACCCATATAAACAAATTCGAAAAATCTTATGACAAAATAAAAATCGAACCTCTCACCCTTGAAAATGTAGAAGACGCCAAAAAGGTTCTTGAAGAATGGAATAGTACAAAACCGGACTCAAATCCTGAAAATTCCGACTATGAAGCAGCCTTGGAAGCCCTTTCAATTTTAAGCAGGACCTCAATGATGGGTATAATTCTCTATGTTTGGAATGAACCTGTGGCTTGGACTCTTGCAGAAATAACACAAAACAATAAAACTGCCGTTATTTTATTTGAAAAAGCCTTGGCATCTTATAAGGGAAGTTTTCAGTACATTAATTATGCCTTTGCAGGTTATCTGCCCGAATACATAGAATTTATCAACAGAGAGCAGGATTTAGGCGATGAGGGCTTAAGACAAGCAAAAATGACATATAAACCGATAAAATTCATAAAAAAGTATAGAATTTTATCTTAA